Proteins co-encoded in one Sulfurimonas sp. HSL1-2 genomic window:
- a CDS encoding calcium/sodium antiporter — MEYLVFVAAMATLIWGADFIIRESERIALHYNISHFVIGATLVGFGTSLPEMAASMMASWYAKPELALANVVGSVTMNITLVLGLVFVLAKKMNPDRDLFNRDSAWILFPVILYFLAAYDGVIGRFEGVIFVTLMAAYLYFLFSTDGAELTEEIDESLEKEAFAWGKTIALLLAGFVMTIGGAHFVVESASMIARSLGVSEWVIGLLLIAFGTSLPELVVSLVALKKGNADLSIGNIIGSNVANFAMVLGGAALIRPLPISGSNLADIYIMMAASLALLLVLANKLYSKAGGIILLMIFALFVKSALGH; from the coding sequence ATGGAGTACCTTGTTTTCGTTGCCGCAATGGCTACACTGATCTGGGGGGCGGATTTTATCATTCGCGAATCCGAGCGGATCGCCCTGCACTATAACATCTCCCACTTCGTCATCGGTGCAACCCTGGTCGGGTTCGGGACCTCCCTTCCGGAGATGGCCGCATCCATGATGGCGTCGTGGTATGCCAAACCCGAATTGGCCCTCGCAAACGTCGTCGGAAGCGTGACGATGAATATCACCCTTGTGCTGGGACTGGTCTTTGTCCTGGCGAAAAAAATGAACCCCGACCGCGACCTTTTCAACCGCGACAGCGCCTGGATCCTCTTCCCCGTCATTCTCTACTTCCTGGCGGCCTATGACGGTGTCATCGGCCGTTTCGAGGGGGTGATCTTTGTCACGCTGATGGCGGCCTATCTCTACTTCCTCTTCTCTACGGACGGTGCGGAACTGACCGAAGAGATCGATGAGAGCCTGGAGAAAGAGGCCTTTGCCTGGGGGAAAACGATCGCCCTGCTGCTTGCAGGTTTCGTGATGACGATCGGCGGTGCGCACTTCGTCGTCGAAAGCGCCAGTATGATCGCGCGAAGCCTCGGGGTCAGCGAATGGGTCATCGGTCTTCTGCTGATCGCGTTCGGGACGTCGCTGCCCGAGCTCGTCGTATCGCTGGTCGCGCTGAAGAAAGGGAATGCGGATCTTAGCATCGGGAATATTATCGGTTCGAACGTGGCGAACTTCGCCATGGTCCTCGGGGGTGCGGCCCTGATCCGTCCCCTGCCCATCAGCGGTTCGAACCTGGCCGACATCTATATCATGATGGCCGCTTCCCTCGCCCTGCTCCTCGTCCTTGCCAACAAACTCTACAGCAAAGCCGGCGGGATCATCCTGCTGATGATCTTCGCCCTCTTCGTCAAAAGCGCGCTCGGGCACTGA
- the hisB gene encoding imidazoleglycerol-phosphate dehydratase HisB, producing MIVKERNTKETQIRVELELYGEGKSSIDTGVGFFDHMLEAFSKHALIDLNVSCKGDTHIDDHHSVEDVGIVIAMALAEAIYPIEKVERFGNAVVVMDEASVSCDMDLSNRPYLYYDVPVSGKVGNFDTELAEEFFRAIVFNSRICAHIVMQRGKNRHHVIEAAFKAFAVALRRAVTRNERVTVPSTKGVL from the coding sequence ATGATCGTCAAAGAGCGCAATACCAAAGAGACGCAGATCCGTGTAGAGCTTGAACTCTACGGCGAAGGCAAAAGCAGCATCGACACCGGTGTGGGCTTTTTCGACCACATGCTCGAAGCTTTCTCTAAACACGCGCTGATCGATCTGAACGTCTCCTGTAAAGGCGACACGCACATTGACGACCACCACAGCGTCGAAGATGTCGGCATCGTCATCGCCATGGCGCTGGCCGAAGCGATCTACCCGATCGAAAAGGTGGAGCGCTTCGGCAATGCCGTCGTCGTCATGGATGAAGCGAGCGTCAGCTGCGACATGGACCTGAGCAACCGCCCTTACCTCTATTACGACGTTCCCGTCAGCGGCAAGGTCGGAAATTTCGATACGGAGCTGGCCGAGGAGTTCTTCCGGGCCATCGTTTTCAACTCCCGTATTTGCGCCCATATCGTCATGCAGCGCGGTAAAAACCGCCACCATGTCATCGAAGCGGCCTTCAAGGCCTTCGCCGTCGCGCTGCGCCGCGCGGTGACCCGCAACGAACGCGTCACCGTGCCGAGCACAAAGGGTGTTTTGTGA
- the lptA gene encoding lipopolysaccharide transport periplasmic protein LptA, producing MKSALALIAIIAAAGSLCAAEQLKIAADAFTANEKQGRSVFEGHVRIKMGSDELNASRVEVYTAEDRTPTKYIASGDASFFLKADNGATYSGRAQKVIYLPLKEQYSFYGDVHLMQHDEHKQIDGEEVVVNIQEGTAAARGAERQPVIMIFNLPEEKKK from the coding sequence GTGAAGTCCGCTTTAGCCCTTATCGCCATCATTGCAGCGGCAGGGAGCCTCTGTGCAGCCGAGCAGCTCAAGATCGCTGCCGACGCTTTTACGGCCAACGAGAAACAAGGGCGTTCGGTGTTCGAGGGGCATGTGCGCATCAAGATGGGGAGCGATGAACTCAATGCGTCGCGTGTCGAGGTTTATACCGCCGAAGATCGTACACCGACGAAGTATATCGCCAGCGGCGACGCCTCCTTTTTCCTCAAGGCCGACAACGGCGCGACGTACAGCGGTCGGGCGCAGAAGGTTATCTACCTCCCGCTGAAAGAGCAGTACAGTTTCTACGGCGACGTGCACCTGATGCAGCACGATGAGCACAAGCAGATCGACGGCGAAGAGGTCGTCGTCAATATCCAGGAGGGCACAGCCGCGGCCAGAGGGGCGGAGCGCCAGCCCGTCATCATGATCTTCAACCTGCCCGAGGAGAAAAAGAAGTGA
- the mrdA gene encoding penicillin-binding protein 2 produces MRTRILIALFIFIWVSLLSRVYYLSVHSNRYYEQLSTENTLKTERIAPVRGEILDRNFRPLAINKLGFKIEVMPHLNTQKRLESLQDTLARIQKLLPMLDAEKMLKVYKQNDSHYNHREIAVADFISYEDILPVYSELNLLENVKISPAPMRYYPYQKIAAHIIGYTAKSNQQEIESDPVLKLTGIVGKSGLEKQYNTYLEGVPGERTVQMNALNEEISVLETHKPLENRNLVLSVDMRLQQYITKMMEGNAGAVIVMSLDGEILSAGSYPEYNPNTFVSGISAKKWNALINDLDMPFTNKIVNGLYPPGSTIKPSIGMIYLDSGISQWWYVTCSGTMELGNRNFRCWKSWGHGKTDLHKAIRESCDDYFYKGSLKVGIEKISDGLKNFGLGDKTGIDLPNEFIGTIPNRAWKRERYNEPWYIGETLNTSIGQGSVLVTPLQIAQNTALIASGRLPQPRLARMIDNNLTEPVYRDVLTAKQKADLPIIRRAMRQVCSHPKGTASSQITTKVAIAGKTGTAQVIGIPQATKKRIKEQDMAYYTRSHAWLTTYGPYRHPQYVVTALIEHGGHGASAAGDIVSGIYDKLVEFGYIKK; encoded by the coding sequence GTGAGAACCCGTATCCTTATTGCCCTGTTCATCTTTATCTGGGTCTCGCTGCTGAGCCGCGTCTACTACCTGAGCGTACACTCCAACCGCTACTACGAACAGCTTTCGACGGAAAACACCCTGAAAACGGAGCGTATCGCCCCGGTCCGCGGCGAGATCCTCGACCGAAACTTCAGACCGCTCGCCATCAACAAGCTGGGGTTCAAGATCGAGGTGATGCCGCACCTGAACACCCAGAAACGTCTCGAGAGCCTCCAGGACACCCTGGCGCGTATCCAGAAGCTTCTGCCGATGCTCGACGCGGAAAAGATGCTCAAGGTCTATAAGCAGAACGACTCGCACTACAACCACCGTGAAATCGCCGTGGCAGACTTTATCTCCTACGAGGACATCCTGCCCGTCTACTCCGAGCTGAACCTGCTGGAAAACGTCAAGATCTCCCCGGCCCCGATGCGGTACTACCCCTACCAGAAGATCGCGGCGCACATTATCGGCTATACGGCGAAATCCAACCAGCAGGAGATCGAAAGCGATCCCGTCCTCAAGCTGACGGGCATCGTCGGGAAATCCGGGCTGGAGAAACAGTACAACACCTACCTCGAGGGGGTCCCGGGGGAGCGTACCGTGCAGATGAACGCATTGAACGAGGAGATCTCCGTCCTCGAGACCCATAAACCGCTGGAAAACCGGAACCTTGTCCTGAGCGTCGACATGCGGCTGCAGCAGTACATTACCAAAATGATGGAGGGGAACGCAGGTGCCGTGATCGTCATGAGCCTCGACGGCGAGATCCTCTCCGCGGGCAGTTACCCAGAATACAACCCCAACACCTTCGTATCGGGCATCTCGGCAAAAAAATGGAACGCGCTGATCAACGACCTGGATATGCCCTTTACCAACAAGATCGTCAACGGACTCTATCCCCCGGGCTCGACGATCAAGCCCTCGATCGGAATGATCTACCTCGACAGCGGCATCAGCCAGTGGTGGTACGTCACCTGCAGCGGGACGATGGAGCTGGGGAACCGGAACTTCCGCTGCTGGAAGAGCTGGGGGCACGGCAAGACCGATTTGCACAAGGCGATCCGGGAGAGCTGCGACGACTATTTCTACAAAGGAAGCCTCAAGGTCGGGATCGAAAAGATCAGCGACGGGCTCAAAAACTTCGGTCTCGGCGATAAAACGGGTATAGACCTTCCCAACGAGTTCATCGGTACGATCCCCAACCGTGCCTGGAAGCGGGAACGCTACAACGAGCCGTGGTACATCGGGGAGACGCTCAATACCTCCATCGGGCAGGGGAGTGTGCTCGTCACGCCGCTGCAGATCGCCCAGAACACGGCGCTCATTGCCAGCGGGAGGCTGCCCCAGCCGCGGCTGGCCCGCATGATCGACAACAACCTGACCGAACCGGTCTACCGCGATGTCCTGACCGCCAAGCAGAAAGCGGACCTCCCCATCATCCGCAGGGCGATGCGCCAGGTCTGCAGCCACCCCAAAGGCACCGCATCTTCGCAGATTACGACCAAGGTCGCCATCGCGGGCAAGACAGGGACCGCCCAGGTCATCGGGATCCCGCAGGCGACGAAAAAGCGCATCAAAGAGCAGGATATGGCCTACTATACACGTTCGCACGCCTGGCTGACGACCTACGGCCCCTACCGCCACCCGCAGTATGTCGTCACCGCGCTGATCGAGCACGGCGGACACGGGGCATCGGCTGCCGGCGACATCGTCTCCGGGATCTATGACAAACTTGTCGAGTTCGGCTATATCAAAAAGTAG
- the ybeY gene encoding rRNA maturation RNase YbeY, whose protein sequence is MIDIDNQTDFEPDYTLIETIADTLNAGDMELIICDDETIRVLNKEHRGIDKATDVLSFPYDPMPMAPIGSIVISADHVKSGAARFGHSEAQECALLFLHGVLHLLGFDHEIDDGEMRRKEEEIITALGLPSSLIVRTEEEA, encoded by the coding sequence ATGATTGATATCGATAACCAGACGGATTTTGAACCGGACTATACCCTCATAGAGACCATCGCCGACACGCTGAACGCGGGCGATATGGAGCTCATCATCTGTGACGACGAAACGATCCGCGTCCTCAACAAGGAGCACCGCGGCATCGACAAAGCCACCGATGTGCTGAGCTTTCCCTATGACCCCATGCCGATGGCGCCGATCGGGAGCATTGTCATCAGTGCCGACCATGTCAAAAGCGGCGCGGCGCGTTTCGGCCACAGCGAAGCACAGGAGTGTGCCCTGCTCTTTTTGCACGGGGTGCTGCACCTGCTGGGCTTTGACCATGAGATCGATGACGGTGAAATGCGCCGCAAAGAGGAAGAGATCATCACAGCGCTCGGGCTGCCGAGCAGTCTTATCGTCCGTACCGAAGAGGAGGCGTAA
- a CDS encoding AAA family ATPase gives MIEHFHMRDCLTFEEVSIDLKPGLIVFSGPSGSGKSVFMRSILASFGLDDPIASLSESVVSWQIDESASGLLNESPNVLREVKKEKARYFFNNQAISRAAAAELSRTHLRHLSLKDYSDFDSDALLQLIDMTVSLADDKHTHRLELYHQGYLRLKHLEQELDRLKSDERKLRDQEEFARFEVNKINEIGPEADEYETLLEVKKSLSKKEKIEEKIVHAQQIFEYEHVVNEVLVSLDVDSGFFDDAMNELRTRFDSAQERFNDLEGTDIEHVLDRLEQLSDLKRRYGSIEEALAYRDSKQKELEVYESLEEHVKAMQQELNTLYTSLTQSAAQISLARSGALYGLNDSINSYLHQLYLDGAELTLAHGDFGPAGQDRASLQLKGASLQQISAGEFNRLRLALLAVKSEGMQGQQGVLMLDEIDANLSGEESMSVARVLRTLSQHFQILVISHQPQLTAMGEQHFLVTKDDHSSVRELATQEERMEEIARIVSGDTVSEKARHLARELLEAAHGNSTGKAV, from the coding sequence ATGATCGAACATTTCCATATGCGTGACTGCTTGACGTTCGAAGAGGTCTCTATCGACCTGAAACCGGGGCTGATCGTCTTTTCCGGTCCCAGCGGCAGCGGTAAATCCGTTTTTATGCGCTCGATTCTCGCCTCATTCGGCCTGGACGACCCCATTGCATCGCTCAGTGAATCGGTCGTCTCCTGGCAGATCGACGAAAGTGCCAGCGGGCTGCTCAATGAAAGCCCCAATGTCCTGCGGGAGGTCAAAAAAGAGAAAGCGCGCTATTTTTTCAACAATCAGGCCATCTCCCGTGCCGCTGCGGCAGAACTCAGCCGGACGCATCTGCGGCATCTGAGCCTCAAAGATTACAGTGATTTCGATTCGGATGCGCTCCTGCAGCTGATCGACATGACGGTAAGCCTTGCCGATGATAAGCACACCCACCGTCTTGAGCTCTATCACCAGGGCTACCTGAGACTGAAACACCTTGAGCAGGAACTCGATCGCCTCAAGTCCGATGAACGCAAACTGCGCGATCAGGAGGAGTTCGCCCGCTTCGAGGTGAACAAAATCAATGAGATCGGTCCGGAAGCCGATGAATACGAGACCCTGCTCGAGGTCAAAAAGTCCCTCTCCAAAAAAGAAAAGATCGAAGAGAAGATCGTGCATGCCCAGCAGATCTTCGAGTATGAACACGTCGTCAATGAAGTGTTGGTCTCACTGGATGTCGACAGCGGCTTCTTCGATGATGCGATGAATGAACTGCGTACCCGCTTTGATTCGGCCCAGGAGCGCTTCAACGACCTGGAGGGGACGGATATCGAGCACGTGCTCGACCGGCTCGAACAGCTGTCGGATCTCAAACGCCGCTACGGCAGTATCGAAGAGGCGTTGGCCTACCGCGACAGCAAACAAAAAGAGCTCGAGGTCTACGAATCCCTCGAAGAGCACGTCAAAGCGATGCAGCAGGAGCTCAATACCCTTTACACCTCCCTGACCCAGAGTGCGGCGCAGATCTCGCTTGCGCGCAGCGGGGCACTGTACGGGCTGAATGATTCCATCAACAGCTATCTGCACCAGCTCTACCTCGACGGCGCCGAACTGACGCTGGCCCACGGTGATTTCGGCCCTGCAGGCCAGGACCGCGCCTCATTGCAGCTCAAAGGCGCATCGTTGCAGCAGATCAGCGCCGGTGAATTCAACCGCCTGCGCCTGGCCCTCCTGGCCGTCAAGTCCGAAGGGATGCAGGGGCAACAGGGTGTCCTGATGCTTGACGAGATCGATGCCAACCTCAGCGGCGAGGAGTCCATGAGCGTGGCCCGTGTACTGCGGACGCTCAGTCAGCATTTTCAGATCCTCGTCATCTCCCACCAGCCGCAGCTCACTGCCATGGGCGAGCAGCATTTCCTTGTCACAAAGGACGACCACAGCAGTGTACGGGAACTGGCGACGCAGGAGGAGCGCATGGAAGAGATCGCGCGGATCGTCAGCGGCGACACCGTTTCGGAAAAAGCGCGTCATCTCGCCCGCGAGCTCCTCGAAGCGGCCCATGGGAACAGCACCGGGAAGGCTGTATGA
- a CDS encoding LysM peptidoglycan-binding domain-containing protein, whose amino-acid sequence MIGRIFAAIFLLPALLFGALTFESNSNREVQIVRAFDLPLSFLNDAKLQKIISKKRKEYQRHGFFKSLDQAYLFIPMIKDSLAHSDVPDEFLFLAMAESGFSIDAYSRKKASGLWQFMPETGRIFGLQINDYVDERKDLLKSTNAALTYLETLHARFNKWYLAAIAYNCGEGRLFRAIKKAGTDDINVLLDEKKRYLPRESRNYIRKIVALTLLAADEDFMINQEYAYLLNRANAYSIAQVEVARGERISRVAKLINMPTYKLASLNRHLNYDFVPPHDKKYTIYIPYVKLNEFRQNYKPAPLETFYMLHSVESGENLSRIGKKYRVPYKMIKEFNRLHSNVLRIGQKLVIPVSKPLDLKNGKYIVKRGDSLEAIARNFETTVSSLKKLNNLQGNLIRVGDRLSIYD is encoded by the coding sequence GTGATCGGACGTATTTTTGCAGCTATTTTTTTGCTTCCGGCACTGCTTTTCGGGGCACTGACGTTTGAATCGAACTCGAACCGGGAAGTCCAGATCGTACGGGCCTTCGACCTTCCGCTCTCTTTTCTCAACGACGCGAAACTCCAAAAAATCATCAGCAAAAAACGCAAAGAGTACCAGCGTCACGGCTTCTTTAAAAGCCTCGATCAGGCCTACCTGTTCATTCCCATGATCAAGGACTCCCTGGCCCACTCGGACGTTCCCGATGAGTTCCTCTTCCTCGCGATGGCCGAGTCCGGGTTTTCCATCGATGCCTACTCCCGTAAAAAGGCCTCCGGGCTCTGGCAGTTTATGCCGGAAACCGGGCGCATCTTCGGTCTGCAGATCAACGACTACGTCGACGAACGCAAAGACCTCCTCAAATCGACCAATGCCGCGCTTACCTATCTGGAGACCCTCCACGCGCGCTTCAACAAGTGGTACCTTGCCGCCATCGCCTACAACTGCGGGGAAGGGCGCCTTTTCAGGGCCATCAAGAAGGCGGGCACCGATGACATCAACGTGCTGCTCGACGAGAAGAAGCGCTACCTCCCCAGAGAGAGCCGCAACTACATCCGCAAGATCGTGGCGCTGACGCTGCTGGCGGCCGACGAGGACTTTATGATCAACCAGGAGTACGCCTACCTGCTCAACCGTGCAAACGCCTACTCCATCGCCCAGGTCGAAGTGGCCCGCGGCGAACGCATCAGCCGTGTCGCCAAGCTGATCAATATGCCGACGTACAAGCTGGCATCGCTCAACCGTCATCTCAACTATGATTTCGTCCCGCCCCATGACAAAAAATACACGATCTACATCCCCTACGTCAAACTGAACGAGTTCCGTCAGAACTACAAGCCAGCACCCCTGGAGACGTTTTACATGCTGCACAGCGTCGAATCGGGCGAAAACCTTTCACGTATCGGCAAGAAATACCGTGTCCCCTACAAGATGATCAAGGAGTTCAACCGGCTGCACTCCAATGTACTTCGTATCGGTCAGAAGCTTGTCATCCCTGTCTCCAAACCGCTGGACCTCAAAAACGGCAAGTACATCGTCAAGCGCGGCGACTCGCTCGAGGCGATCGCCCGCAATTTCGAAACGACCGTCTCCAGCCTGAAAAAGCTCAATAACCTCCAGGGGAACCTGATCCGTGTCGGTGACCGGCTGAGTATCTATGATTAA
- a CDS encoding septal ring lytic transglycosylase RlpA family protein, translating into MIKLFPFLALVILMAGCSTRGVSPRSAYEAPAPAVATRTTPAASTYKHPTMRPYTVNGRRYFPTVVQKGDTFDGRASWYGPDFHGKLTSNGERYDMYSATAAHKTLPMNTIVRVTNKRNGQQTVVRINDRGPFVASRIIDLSKKAATDLDMVGAGTTDVHLEVLGFAGKGERVIPTEAALRAGPAEQIVTAFYIQIGAFRRFEGASITQQKYNGFEGYKTIIKDTEYNNERLFRVWLGKFKSEAEAHDFIASSPFEHAFIVRK; encoded by the coding sequence ATGATTAAGCTGTTTCCTTTTCTGGCACTGGTCATCCTGATGGCCGGGTGCAGTACCCGTGGCGTGTCACCCCGTTCCGCGTATGAGGCACCGGCACCGGCCGTCGCCACCCGTACAACCCCAGCGGCATCGACCTACAAACACCCCACGATGCGGCCTTATACGGTCAACGGACGCCGCTACTTCCCCACCGTCGTGCAGAAAGGCGACACCTTCGACGGAAGGGCCAGCTGGTACGGGCCCGACTTTCACGGCAAACTGACCTCCAACGGCGAGCGCTACGATATGTATTCGGCCACCGCCGCGCACAAGACACTGCCGATGAACACCATCGTCCGCGTCACCAACAAACGCAACGGGCAGCAGACTGTCGTGCGGATCAACGACAGGGGCCCCTTCGTCGCATCGCGAATCATCGACCTCTCCAAAAAGGCGGCGACGGACCTGGATATGGTCGGGGCCGGGACAACGGACGTGCATCTTGAGGTGCTCGGTTTCGCCGGCAAGGGCGAACGCGTCATCCCGACGGAGGCAGCGCTGCGTGCGGGTCCGGCCGAGCAGATCGTCACTGCCTTCTACATCCAGATCGGCGCCTTCCGGCGCTTCGAGGGGGCATCCATCACCCAGCAGAAATACAACGGGTTTGAAGGGTATAAAACGATCATCAAGGATACTGAGTATAATAACGAAAGACTTTTCCGCGTCTGGCTCGGAAAGTTCAAAAGCGAGGCCGAAGCGCACGATTTTATTGCATCGTCACCCTTTGAGCACGCCTTTATCGTAAGGAAATAA
- a CDS encoding HAD-IIIA family hydrolase, whose product MIKLLVLDVDGCLTNGQIIYGESGEEIKAFNVKDGLAIKSWMRLGHEVAIITGRRSGIVKRRADELGILHLYQGVKDKRKRLEMLCSDLDIEVTTEVAAIGDDLNDLRMLELAAVSFAPADASSYITGRVDHVLARRGGEAAVREMIEALMRRNGEEEAFLAQWQ is encoded by the coding sequence GTGATCAAACTGCTCGTGCTGGACGTCGACGGCTGCCTGACCAACGGGCAGATCATCTACGGCGAAAGCGGGGAGGAGATCAAAGCTTTCAACGTCAAAGACGGTCTGGCGATCAAAAGCTGGATGCGTCTCGGCCACGAGGTCGCCATCATTACAGGGCGCCGTTCGGGTATCGTCAAGCGCCGCGCCGATGAACTGGGGATCTTGCATCTCTACCAGGGCGTCAAGGACAAGCGCAAGCGTCTGGAAATGCTCTGCAGCGACCTTGACATCGAGGTGACGACTGAAGTGGCAGCCATCGGCGACGACCTGAACGACCTGCGAATGCTGGAACTGGCCGCGGTCTCCTTCGCACCCGCTGACGCGTCTTCTTACATCACCGGGCGCGTGGACCATGTCCTGGCGCGCCGGGGCGGCGAAGCGGCCGTACGGGAAATGATCGAAGCGTTGATGCGCCGCAACGGCGAGGAAGAAGCTTTCCTCGCGCAGTGGCAATGA
- a CDS encoding N-acetyltransferase, whose translation MSIHFRKATLADIPAMQRLVAPKVEDGTILVRSNDELATNIRSYILAFNGERLIGFTALHVHSPELAEIRSLIVDEPYRNQGIGAELVNLSIEEGKKLGLKRVLALTYAARFFEKLSFSEIPKESLPEHKIWADCIKCKHFPVCNEIALIKTL comes from the coding sequence ATGTCCATCCACTTTAGAAAAGCGACGCTGGCCGATATCCCGGCCATGCAGCGCCTCGTAGCCCCCAAAGTCGAAGACGGTACCATCCTCGTGCGCAGCAACGATGAACTGGCCACCAATATCCGCTCGTACATCCTCGCTTTTAACGGCGAACGCCTCATCGGCTTTACGGCGCTGCATGTGCATTCGCCGGAACTCGCCGAGATCCGCTCCCTGATCGTTGATGAACCCTACCGCAACCAGGGGATCGGGGCCGAACTCGTCAACCTCTCCATCGAAGAGGGGAAAAAACTGGGGCTCAAACGGGTACTGGCACTCACCTATGCCGCCCGTTTCTTCGAAAAACTCTCCTTTTCCGAGATCCCCAAAGAGAGCCTGCCCGAGCATAAGATCTGGGCCGACTGCATCAAATGCAAGCACTTTCCGGTATGCAACGAAATCGCGCTGATCAAAACCCTCTGA
- a CDS encoding TatD family hydrolase — MIIDTHIHLDDERYEEDLEAVLERAAEQGVEALIVPGADAATLPRAIAIAEAHENVYFAVGIHPYDLEGFDTAAFDEFLTHPKCVAVGECGLDYFRLEGSEAEQEAEKQKQAEIFRAQIRIALAYGKPLIVHIRNASHDARVILEEEGAAKVGGVLHCYNADEELLVLAGQNFYYGIGGVLTFKNARKLVQVLPSIPKERLLIETDGPYLTPHPHRGERNEPAYTKLVAQKMGELLDMPAEAVETLTTKNASRLFGIS, encoded by the coding sequence ATGATTATCGACACGCACATTCATCTCGACGATGAACGCTATGAAGAGGATCTCGAAGCGGTATTGGAACGTGCCGCAGAGCAGGGGGTTGAAGCACTGATCGTTCCGGGCGCGGACGCCGCCACCCTGCCGCGCGCCATCGCCATTGCCGAAGCACATGAAAACGTCTACTTCGCCGTCGGGATCCACCCCTACGACCTCGAAGGGTTTGACACCGCAGCTTTCGACGAGTTCCTTACGCATCCGAAGTGCGTTGCCGTCGGAGAGTGCGGGCTGGATTACTTTCGGCTTGAAGGCAGCGAAGCAGAGCAGGAAGCTGAGAAGCAGAAACAGGCCGAGATTTTCCGCGCCCAGATCCGGATCGCCCTGGCCTACGGTAAACCGCTCATTGTGCATATTCGTAACGCCAGCCATGATGCCCGTGTAATCCTCGAGGAGGAGGGCGCGGCGAAAGTCGGTGGCGTACTGCACTGCTACAATGCCGACGAGGAGCTCCTCGTCCTTGCCGGTCAGAACTTCTACTACGGTATCGGCGGCGTGCTGACCTTTAAAAATGCACGCAAACTGGTACAGGTCCTGCCGAGTATCCCCAAAGAGCGGCTGCTCATCGAAACGGACGGCCCCTACCTGACGCCGCATCCACACCGTGGCGAACGCAATGAACCGGCCTATACGAAGCTGGTGGCACAGAAAATGGGTGAACTGCTGGACATGCCCGCAGAGGCCGTCGAAACCCTGACAACAAAGAACGCATCACGCCTTTTCGGGATTTCCTAA
- the yihA gene encoding ribosome biogenesis GTP-binding protein YihA/YsxC: protein MIEVVEAHFNTSAANISQSPDNDTVNEIAFMARSNAGKSSLLNALCNHKNLAKVSATPGKTRLINYFDATFMDRDNHEKLNALLVDLPGFGYAKVSKSLKSDWEKNLTDFITQREQIRVFVHLVDARHPDLPIDRSVADYLEQIRRPGQTVLRVFTKSDKLNQKELGALLRDYPGALIVSSSKKRGITKLAARLYDLLTGTDDVHPL, encoded by the coding sequence GTGATCGAGGTCGTCGAAGCGCATTTCAACACCAGCGCCGCCAACATTTCCCAGTCTCCCGACAATGACACCGTCAACGAGATCGCCTTTATGGCACGCTCCAATGCGGGGAAAAGTTCGCTGCTCAACGCCCTTTGCAACCACAAGAACCTGGCCAAGGTCTCCGCGACGCCGGGCAAGACACGCCTGATCAACTACTTCGACGCGACCTTCATGGACCGCGACAACCATGAAAAGCTTAATGCCCTGCTGGTGGACCTCCCGGGGTTCGGATACGCCAAAGTCTCCAAATCCCTCAAAAGCGACTGGGAAAAGAACCTTACAGACTTCATCACCCAGCGCGAACAGATCCGTGTCTTCGTACACCTTGTCGACGCCCGCCACCCCGACCTTCCCATCGATCGCTCCGTCGCCGACTACCTCGAACAGATCCGCCGGCCGGGCCAAACGGTGCTACGCGTCTTTACGAAATCGGACAAGCTCAACCAGAAAGAGCTCGGCGCACTGCTGCGGGACTACCCCGGCGCGTTGATTGTCTCCAGCAGCAAAAAGCGCGGTATCACAAAGCTGGCCGCGCGCCTTTACGATCTTCTCACCGGAACCGACGATGTCCATCCACTTTAG